Proteins from a genomic interval of Equus quagga isolate Etosha38 chromosome 13, UCLA_HA_Equagga_1.0, whole genome shotgun sequence:
- the RPTN gene encoding LOW QUALITY PROTEIN: repetin (The sequence of the model RefSeq protein was modified relative to this genomic sequence to represent the inferred CDS: substituted 1 base at 1 genomic stop codon), with amino-acid sequence MAQLLNSILTVIEVFERNAKENGDSASLCKEELKQLLLTEFGDILRRPNDPETVETILSLLDQDKNGCVDFREYLLLVFQLTXGCYHKLGNVSCGERTSQQEGEQVGTVDHKFPGNTDRQHRQRHEGERQDSHRSQTERQNICQDQAERQDRNSHYGQADRQDRNSHYGQADRQDRDSYYGQSERQDQDSHYGQTETQDRDSCYGQSKRQDQDSRYGQTETQDRDSCYGQRLSHKSSCGQPIRQGYIFALNKYEKQVQDSHYGQSERFGQQLSCGHSGRVREDSHSTQTNQQESGSYYGQSGRLGQESDCGQRNRQELHSQYRQTDKQGQSFHYGQTDRQGQSSYYGQTDRQGQSSHYGQTDRQGLSFQYDQTDRQGQSYHYGQTDRRDLSSQYGQTDRQGQSYPYGLTGRQGLGSQYGQSETGETGHFQGSEGTSRDSYVEQSGRSRRPSQQTQGQEVNLNQEQRFQSREGLQNSHQAWEPEEDSQHHQHKLVVQIQQERPLCHKGRNWQSGSSEQGHRQTQTKQSRGEEQRHQTEEEQGRRSCGRHGCEGQESPHEVQDRQTHEDELNRQRRDRQTHENEQNRQRRDRQTHEDEQNHQRPDRQTHEDELNRQRPDRQTHEDEQNRQRRDRQTHGDVQNCQQQWDRQTHEEKERYQGSQHQQYYGTQQGCSNREKFRMSENDQSQGSQGRHSDLAFHLPQSSGSSQRREQGRSHPNKAAFAPNPLYDYVQEQKAQGH; translated from the exons ATGGCTCAACTCCTGAACAGCATACTCACTGTGATCGAGGTGTTCGagagaaatgctaaagagaatgGGGACAGTGCCTCACTGTGCAAGGAGGAGTTAAAGCAGCTACTCTTGACTGAGTTTGGAGACATCCTCCGG AGACCAAATGACCCAGAGACTGTGGAAACCATTCTGAGCCTCTTGGATCAAGACAAAAATGGATGTGTTGATTTTCGTGAATATCTTTTGTTGGTGTTCCAATTGACCTAAGGCTGTTATCATAAGCTGGGTAATGTGTCATGTGGAGAAAGAACCTCCCAGCAAGAAGGGGAGCAGGTTGGAACAGTAGACCATAAGTTTCCAGGAAATACAGACAGACAACACAGGCAGAGGCATGAAGGAGAAAGGCAGGACTCCCACCGCAGTCAGACTGAGAGACAAAATATCTGCCAGGATCAGGCTGAGAGACAAGATAGGAACTCCCACTATGGTCAAGCTGACAGACAAGATAGGAACTCCCACTATGGTCAGGCTGACAGACAAGATAGGGACTCCTACTATGGTCAGTCTGAGAGGCAGGATCAGGATTCCCACTATGGTCAGACTGAGACACAAGATAGGGACTCCTGCTATGGTCAGTCTAAGAGACAAGATCAGGACTCCCGCTATGGTCAGACTGAGACACAAGATAGGGACTCTTGCTATGGTCAAAGATTGAGTCATAAATCTAGCTGTGGCCAGCCTATAAGACAAGGATATATCTTTGCcttaaataaatatgagaaacaaGTTCAGGATTCTCATTATGGCCAGTCTGAAAGATTTGGACAACAATTAAGCTGTGGCCATTCTGGAAGAGTTAGAGAAGACTCTCATTCTACCCAGACAAACCAACAAGAATCAGGCTCTTATTATGGACAGTCTGGGAGGCTGGGCCAGGAATCAGACTGTGGTCAGAGAAATAGGCAAGAATTGCATTCTCAATATAGGCAAACAGACAAACAAGGCCAGAGTTTCCACTAtggtcagacagacagacaaggccAGAGTTCATACTAtggtcagacagacagacaaggtcAGAGTTCCCACTAcggtcagacagacagacaaggccTGAGCTTTCAATATgatcagacagacagacaaggccAGAGTTATCACTATGGTCAGACAGACAGACGAGACCTGAGCTCTCAATACggccagacagacagacaaggccAGAGTTATCCTTATGGTCTGACAGGAAGACAAGGCCTGGGCTCTCAATATGGTCAGTCAGAGACTGGGGAAACTGGACACTTCCAAGGGAGCGAAGGAACAAGCAGAGACTCATATGTTGAGCAATCAGGAAGGTCAAGACGACCAAGTCAACAGACTCAAGGACAGGAAGTAAACCTAAATCAAGAACAGAGATTCCAGTCCAGGGAAGGGCTGCAGAACAGCCACCAGGCTTGGGAGCCTGAGGAAGATAGCCAACACCACCAACACAAACTTGTAGTACAAATCCAGCAAGAAAGGCCACTCTGTCACAAAGGGAGGAACTGGCAATCAGGCAGTAGTGAGCAGGGCCACAGACAGACCCAGACCAAACAGAGTCGTGGTGAGGAGCAGCgccaccagacagaggaagagcaggGCCGCCGAAGCTGTGGTAGACATGGTTGTGAGGGTCAGGAAAGTCCACATGAGGTGCAGGACAGGCAAACCCATGAAGATGAGCTGAACCGTCAGAGACGAGACAGGCAAACCCATGAAAACGAGCAGAACCGTCAGAGACGAGACAGGCAAACCCATGAAGATGAGCAGAACCATCAGAGGCCAGACAGGCAAACCCATGAAGACGAGCTGAACCGTCAGAGGCCAGACAGGCAAACCCATGAAGACGAGCAGAACCGTCAGAGACGAGACAGGCAAACCCATGGAGATGTACAGAACTGTCAGCAACAATGGGATAGGCAAACccatgaggagaaagagaggtaTCAAGGGTCCCAGCATCAACAATACTATGGGACTCAGCAAGGCTGTTCTAACAGGGAAAAATTCCGCATGAGTGAGAATGACCAGAGCCAAGGTTCCCAGGGAAGACACAGTGACCTGGCCTTCCATCTACCCCAGAGCAGTGGGAGTTCCCAAAGAAGAGAACAGGGTAGAAGTCACCCTAACAAGGCAGCCTTTGCTCCCAACCCCCTCTATGACTATGTACAAGAGCAGAAAGCGCAAGGGCACTAA
- the TCHH gene encoding trichohyalin, which yields MSALLRSIFDITEIFNQYATHDCDGAALSKKDLKNLLEREFGDVLRRPHDPETVDLILELLDRDCNGLVDFNEFLLFIFKVAQACYYALGQASGLDEKGTKCEGKGYPLQDRRQEDQRRFEPRERKLEEERRQKRQEQERELAEEKERREKQERREQRLQRREQEERLEEEEQLKRRKGREPEEFPDQEQRRERQEQRERQRLEEEQRERQEEQQLQRREQQELKREHREEEQQERRERREQRERVLQEEEEELLKRERQEQRERREEEQLRKRELKREEPRLEQERREQQLRREQELAEEEVEQEEAREQGKSRTPRGQWQLESEADARQSKVYSRPRRQEEQRRRQELSARPLWREQREEQLRAEERRQREQLLREEEEEQEQRRQRREREQEQQFREERSLHEEQERKRRQEEQRRDQKWKWQLEEESQRRRHTLYAKPVQREQLREEEQLQREEELLQREKRRQERERQYLEEEEQLQREEEQLQREKRRQERERQYLEEEEQLQREKRRQQRDRQYLEEEEELQRLDRKRQFRDEDQRRDLKWQWQPEKENEVRNNRVYSKRRENEEKIRQLEDAQVRERRFLQDEQEEERAREQERRSWQQRDRQFPAKELLEREEQKEARRRDRKFREEEQLLQEREEEQLRRQEIEQQLRQERDRKFREEKELLQEKEEQLRRQERDRKLREEEQQLCRQAREQQLRQARDRKFREEEQRLRRQELDGAFSQEEQLRRAEQEEEERRRWQKDRKFLEEEQSLPQEREEEKRRRQEQDRKFREEEQLRREEQEELRRRQEREQQFRAEPQFAGEEKWRRQEQELRQEEQRRRQERERKFRQEEQLRRQQEEEQRRRQEREAQQSRGQVWEADKARRQVLEPGKRQFASVPVRSSPLYEYIQEQRSQYRP from the exons atgtctgcaCTTCTGAGAAGCATCTTCGATATCACTGAAATTTTCAATCAATATGCCACACATGATTGTGATGGGGCAGCACTAAGCAAGAAAGACCTGAAGAACCTTCTTGAAAGAGAATTTGGAGATGTACTTCGG agaCCACATGACCCTGAGACGGTAGATCTGATCCTGGAACTTCTGGATCGCGACTGTAACGGGCTTGTCGATTTCAACGAATTCCTCCTGTTCATTTTCAAGGTGGCTCAAGCTTGTTATTACGCTCTCGGCCAGGCGTCGGGGCTAGATGAGAAGGGAACCAAGTGTGAGGGGAAGGGGTACCCGTTACAAGATCGCAGGCAAGAAGACCAAAGGAGATTCGAGCCCCGGGAGAGAAAACTGGAAGAAGAACGcaggcagaagaggcaggaacAGGAGAGGGAGCTCGCTGAGGAAAAAGAGCGGAGGGAGAAGCAAGAGAGACGTGAGCAGCGACTGCAAAGGCGAGAACAGGAAGAGCGTCTTGAGGAGGAAGAGCAGCTGAAGAGGCGCAAGGGTCGGGAGCCTGAAGAGTTTCCTGATCAAGAGCAAAGGCGAGAGAGGCAGGAGCAGCGGGAGCGACAGCGCCTCGAGGAGGAGCAGCGCGAACGCCAGGAAGAACAGCAGCTGCAAAGGCGGGAGCAGCAGGAGCTGAAGAGGGAGCACCGCGAGGAGGAGCAACAGGAAAGGCGGGAGCGACGAGAGCAGCGCGAGAGGgtgctgcaggaggaggaggaggagctgctgaAACGcgagaggcaggagcagagggagcgCCGGGAAGAGGAGCAGCTACGAAAGCGAGAGCTGAAGAGAGAGGAGCCGCGCTTGGAGCAGGAGAGGCGCGAGCAGCAGCTGAGGCGCGAGCAGGAGCTggctgaggaggaggtggagcaggAAGAGGCCCGTGAGCAGGGCAAGAGCCGCACCCCGAGGGGGCAGTGGCAACTAGAAAGCGAGGCCGACGCCCGTCAAAGCAAAGTCTACTCCAGGCCCCGcaggcaggaggagcagaggcGCCGCCAGGAGCTGTCGGCCAGGCCCCTGTGGCGGGAGCAGCGGGAGGAGCAGCTAAGGGCAGAGGAGCGCCGGCAGCGGGAACAACTGCTccgtgaggaggaggaggagcaggagcagcgCCGCCAGAGACGCGAGAGGGAGCAGGAACAGCAGTTCCGCGAGGAACGGAGCCTCCAtgaggagcaggagaggaagcGACGCCAGGAGGAGCAGCGCCGCGACCAAAAATGGAAGTGGCAACTAGAGGAGGAAAGCCAGAGACGCCGGCACACGTTGTACGCCAAGCCAGTTCAACGGGAGCAgctgagggaggaagagcagcTGCAGCGCGAGGAGGAGCTgctgcagagggagaagaggcgCCAGGAGCGGGAGAGACAATATCTggaagaggaggagcagctgcagcgcgaggaggagcagctgcagagggagaagaggcgCCAGGAGCGGGAGAGACAATATCTggaagaggaggagcagctgcagagggagaagaggcgCCAACAGCGCGACAGGCAGtatctggaggaggaggaggagctgcagcGCCTGGACAGGAAGCGGCAATTCCGTGATGAGGATCAGCGCCGAGATCTGAAATGGCAGTGgcaaccagaaaaagaaaatgaggttcGTAATAACAGAGTTTACTCCAAACgcagagagaatgaagaaaagatcCGGCAACTGGAAGATGCCCAGGTGCGGGAGAGACGATTCCTTCAGGATgaacaggaagaggagagagcaagagagcaagagaggaggaGCTGGCAGCAGCGCGACAGACAATTCCCAGCCAAAGAACTCCTGGAGCGAGAAGAGCAAAAGGAAGCCAGAAGGCGCGACAGGAAGTTCCGAGAGGAAG AGCAGCTCCtgcaggaaagggaagaagagcagCTGCGCCGCCAGGAGATCGAACAACAGCTTCGCCAGGAGCGCGACAGAAAGTTCCGTGAGGAGAAGGAGCTCCTgcaggaaaaggaagagcagcTGCGCCGCCAAGAGCGCGACAGAAAGTTGCGTGAGGAGGAACAGCAGCTGTGTCGCCAGGCGCGCGAACAACAGCTTCGCCAGGCGCGCGACAGAAAGTTCCGCGAGGAGGAACAGCGGCTGCGCCGCCAGGAACTAGATGGAGCCTTCTCCCAGGAGGAACAACTGAGGCGCGCagagcaagaggaagaagagagacgCCGGTGGCAGAAGGACAGGAAGTTCCTCGAGGAAGAGCAGAGCCTCCCACAGGAGCGAGAGGAAGAAAAGCGACGGCGCCAGGAGCAGGACAGGAAGTTCCGCGAGGAAGAGCAGCTGCGGCGCGAGGAGCAGGAAGAGCTGAGACGCCGGCAGGAGCGGGAGCAGCAGTTCCGGGCGGAGCCGCAGTTTGCCGGCGAGGAGAAGTGGCGTCGTCAGGAACAAGAACTGCGGCAAGAAGAGCAGAGGCGCCGGCAGGAGCGGGAGAGGAAATTCCGGCAAGAAGAACAGCTCCGCcgccagcaggaggaggagcagaggcgCCGCCAAGAGCGCGAAGCGCAGCAGAGCCGCGGCCAGGTCTGGGAGGCAGACAAGGCTCGTCGGCAGGTTCTGGAGCCCGGCAAGCGTCAGTTTGCCAGCGTCCCGGTGCGCTCCAGCCCCCTCTACGAGTACATCCAGGAGCAGAGATCGCAGTACCGCCCTTAG